The genomic window CCGCCGCAAATCGCTCGGTGATGGCTTCCACCAGCACTTGCTGGGCGAAGAAGCGCTCCATCGGCTCCAGCGTGCGCACCCACGGCCACAGCGTCGCCAGGAGCGAGGCGGTGCGGCGGTCGGCTTCGTCCGGCAGCAGCTCGGCGATCAGCCGGCCGTGCTCGTGCAGCAGCTGGTGAAGCAGCCCCGGCCAGACGCCGTTGGTGTCGTCCTTCCACAGCAGGTAGGCGGTGCCGTCCTCGTCCACCACCACGTGCGGATCGATCACGCCGCCGCGCAGCACCGGCTCGAACGGTGTCTCGAACGGCCCGCCGGGGTTGGGCGACGTCGCCACGCCGATCGCCAGGTCGTGTCCATCCCGCTCACGCGCCGCGAAGTACACCCGGTACTCGCCGCCGACGCGGTGCATCTCGGGCGCCCAAAAGTCGCTGACGCCCTCCCCATCCGCCGCCCACGCCGGCTTCTGGCCTTGCGGGAAGACGAAGCCCACCATCTCCCAGTCCGCCAGGTCACGCGAGCGGGCGATGGGAAATGCGTCGGGGGCGTCGTTGGAGGTGGCGACCAGGTAGTACCACGCACCGTCGCCTTCCTCCACGCGGATCACCGCCGGATCCCCGTACCCGTGCAGCACGTCCGGCGACAGGTTCTCCGTCAGCAGGGGGCGAAACGGGGCGCGGAACGTCGCCGGCTCGGGCGGCTGCCGGTTGCGCGGCACGCGCGTGCCGAAGCGCGCCGCCAGCTCCGCGTACACGTCCAGCCACCCGTTGTGCGTCCTCTCGCGCAGGGTGTACTCCCCCACCGCCCGCGCGCCGGCCGCGTCCGGTCCCATGACGACGAGGGTGCACCCGTCGGTGATCGCGCCCTCGAACCGGAAGGGCGCGTCAGCGACGGCGGCGAGCCGCATCTCGTTCATCGACCGTCAGCGCCCGCAGGGCTCGCCGGAGGGGACGCGCAACGGAACGCCCGACGCCACCGGCTGGCCGAAGTTGGGGGATCCGTCCGCGTTCCAGGTGAAGGGCTGCGCGCGGATCACCCGGTTCCAGTTGGGCCCCGTATCCACCTTGGCGTGGTAGATGATCCAGTCCTCCGTACCGTCCGGCGACTTCGCGAAGCCGTTGTGCCCCGGGCCGTACACCCCGTTGGCCTCGGCGAACACGGGGCCCGTCTTGGTCCAGCTGGAGGGCAGCATGGGGTCCGCCGTGGGGCTGTTCAGCCGCAGCATCCCCAGCCGGTACGACCGCAGCCACGACTCGCGCGTGGAGTACACGACGAACGTCTGGCCGCCCCGCGCCAGCACCTGCGGCCCCTCGTTCAGGTCCAGCCCGTCCACCGGATCTTCCCGCCGCTCCCAGCTCTCGGTGGGCGCGGAGATCTGCGCGCGCGGGCCGCTGATGGTGTGCGGGTTGGACATCCGCGCGATGTAGATGTACTGCGGCGTGCGCGCGAGCGGCGTGTTGTTCTCCCAGCCGGACCACATGCCGTACAGCTGGCCGTTGAAGCGGTGGACGGTGAAGTCGATGGCCCACACGTCGTCGGCGTGGGTGGCCAGGGTACCGCCCGTGTCCAGCTGGCCCAGGTCCTCGTACGCGCCCTGCGGATCGTTGCCCGCGGCGCGGATCACTCCGGCGCGCTGGTAGATGAAGGGCGCGTCCTGCGGGCCGGGGCGGCCGGCGGCGTAGTAGATGTACCAGCGGCCGTCCACCAGGCGGATTTCCGGCGCCCAGACGTGGGTCTGGTTCCACCCCGTGTCGGGCGCGGTCCACACCTTTACGCTGTCGCGCATGGGGTCGGTGAGCTTTCTCGACCGGAAGACCCAGATGGTGCTACTTTGCCCCTCCTGGTTCTTCGATTGCGCCATGTAGTAGTAGCCGTCGCGGAACTCCAGCCACGGGTCGGCCCCGCGCGCGACGGGGTTCGTGAACGTGCAGACCGCGGCCGTCGCGGGAGCGGGCGTGCCCGGCGCCTGCACCGGCGGGGTGCACGCGGCGAGCTGCGCGGCGGCGAGCAGGGCCCATGCGGCGCGGGCGAAGGCAGTCTGACCACGAGCGCGATTCATCGTATGACTTCCTCAGAGGCTGTTCCCGGACCGGCAAGCTACCGGCCCCTCTTTCCCGAACCCGCCGACCAGGGCGATCCCTACCTGCTCGCCATCCCCGACGGCGTGGCGGCGGACTACCGCTACTACGTGTACGTGACGCGGGACCAAACGAGCGATGGGCGGGGCGGCACGGCCACGCCCGGCGCCTTTCCCGCGTTCGCCTCGCACGACCTGGTCACCTGGCGTCCGCTCGGCCCCACGCTGGCGGGCGACGCGACGCGGTACGCCTTCTGGGCGCCGTGCGTGCGGTACGTGGCCGGCCTGGAGCGCCCGTACGTAATGCTGTACTCGCACGGCGCGGGCATCGGCGAGCAGGCGCACATCGGCCACCAGATCCGCCGGGCCGACAGCGACCGGCCGGAGGGCCCGTTCGTGGACACCGGCCACGTGCTGACGCCGGATACCGACTTCGCCATCGACGCGGACGTGTACGCCGCGCCCGACGGCTCGCTGCGGATGGCCTACGCCACCGACTTCGTGGACCGCGAGCCGTACGGCACCGGCATCGTAGAGGTGGCGGTGAGCGACGACCTCACGCGCGTCCTCTCGCCCCCCGGCCTGCTCGCGCGCCCCTCCGAGAACTGGCACCTGTTCGACGCCGCGCGGCGCATGCCGTGGAAGGACATCCCGGGCGTGGACTGGCGCACCGACACGGTCCGCTGGAGCACCGTCGAGGGCCCGGTCGGCGGCCTGGTGAATCCCCAGGGCCGGCGTGTTTACCTGTACAGCGGCGGATGCTACTTCGGCTTCTACGCCGTGGGCGCGCTGGTGGAGGACGACGCGGGAACGCTCGTGAACGTTACGCGCGATGGGCGCGGGTTCGTCCTGGGCTCGCTTCCCGAGCACGGC from Longimicrobium sp. includes these protein-coding regions:
- a CDS encoding glycoside hydrolase family 43 protein produces the protein MNEMRLAAVADAPFRFEGAITDGCTLVVMGPDAAGARAVGEYTLRERTHNGWLDVYAELAARFGTRVPRNRQPPEPATFRAPFRPLLTENLSPDVLHGYGDPAVIRVEEGDGAWYYLVATSNDAPDAFPIARSRDLADWEMVGFVFPQGQKPAWAADGEGVSDFWAPEMHRVGGEYRVYFAARERDGHDLAIGVATSPNPGGPFETPFEPVLRGGVIDPHVVVDEDGTAYLLWKDDTNGVWPGLLHQLLHEHGRLIAELLPDEADRRTASLLATLWPWVRTLEPMERFFAQQVLVEAITERFAAVRNRLSAMLAREADPAVRQAIRAVLGAMRTPVWAQRLSPDGRNLEGERTLVLQNDQPWEAHLIEGIWVTRHGGKHYLFYAGNDFSTARYGIGVAVADAPLGPYRKMAQPLLRSTAEWWGPGHPSVAEGPDGEPWLFLHAFFPGRTGYNEFRALLAVPLVLDGERVAVRSDDEGVATYDEITEMQTIGAAR
- a CDS encoding family 43 glycosylhydrolase is translated as MTSSEAVPGPASYRPLFPEPADQGDPYLLAIPDGVAADYRYYVYVTRDQTSDGRGGTATPGAFPAFASHDLVTWRPLGPTLAGDATRYAFWAPCVRYVAGLERPYVMLYSHGAGIGEQAHIGHQIRRADSDRPEGPFVDTGHVLTPDTDFAIDADVYAAPDGSLRMAYATDFVDREPYGTGIVEVAVSDDLTRVLSPPGLLARPSENWHLFDAARRMPWKDIPGVDWRTDTVRWSTVEGPVGGLVNPQGRRVYLYSGGCYFGFYAVGALVEDDAGTLVNVTRDGRGFVLGSLPEHGVHAPGHCDWFRAADGREWLVTHARFGSPEAPRNACLVELRWDQDGLPYCPPPA
- a CDS encoding glycoside hydrolase family 43 protein, coding for MNRARGQTAFARAAWALLAAAQLAACTPPVQAPGTPAPATAAVCTFTNPVARGADPWLEFRDGYYYMAQSKNQEGQSSTIWVFRSRKLTDPMRDSVKVWTAPDTGWNQTHVWAPEIRLVDGRWYIYYAAGRPGPQDAPFIYQRAGVIRAAGNDPQGAYEDLGQLDTGGTLATHADDVWAIDFTVHRFNGQLYGMWSGWENNTPLARTPQYIYIARMSNPHTISGPRAQISAPTESWERREDPVDGLDLNEGPQVLARGGQTFVVYSTRESWLRSYRLGMLRLNSPTADPMLPSSWTKTGPVFAEANGVYGPGHNGFAKSPDGTEDWIIYHAKVDTGPNWNRVIRAQPFTWNADGSPNFGQPVASGVPLRVPSGEPCGR